The Acomys russatus chromosome 3, mAcoRus1.1, whole genome shotgun sequence genome has a window encoding:
- the Faf2 gene encoding FAS-associated factor 2 isoform X2, which yields MAAPEEQDLTQEQTEKLLQFQDLTGIESMEQCRLALEQHNWNMEAAVQDRLNEQEGVPSVFNPPPSRPLQGLLGWGYYLIMLPFRFTYYTILDIFRFALRFIRPDPRSRVTDPVGDIVSFMHSFEEKYGRAHPVFYQGTYSQALNDAKRELRFLLVYLHGDDHQDSDEFCRNTLCAPEVVSLINSRMLFWACSTNKPEGYRVSQALRENTYPFLAMIMLKDRRMTVVGRLEGLIQPDDLINQLTFIMDANQTYLVSERLEREERNQTQVLRQQQDEAYLASLRADQEKERKKREEREQKRRKEEEVQQQKLAEERRRQNLQEEKERKLECLPPEPSPDDPESVKIIFKLPNDSRVERRFHPSQSLTVIHDFLFSLKESPEKFQIEANFPRRVLPCVPSEEWPNPPTLQEAGLGHTEVLFVQDLTDE from the exons GATCTGACTGGCATAGAATCCATGGAGCAGTGTCGCCTTGCCTTGGAGCAGCATAACTGGAACATGGAG gCTGCAGTCCAGGACAGACTGAATGAGCAAGAGGGTGTACCGAGTGTTTTCAATCCACCTCCATCCCGACCCCTACAG GGCCTGCTTGGATGGGGTTACTACTTGATAATGCTTCCATTCCGGTTTACCTATTACACGATACTTGATATATTTAG GTTTGCTCTTCGTTTTATACGGCCTGACCCTCGCAGCCGGGTCACTGACCCTGTTGGCGACATTGTTTCATTTATGCACTCTTTTGAAGAGAAATATGGGAGGGCACACCCTGTCTTCTACCAGGGAACGTACAGCCAG GCACTTAATGATGCCAAGCGGGAACTTCGATTTCTTCTGGTTTATCTTCATGGAGATGACCACCAGGACTCTGATGAGTTCTGTCG CAATACTCTCTGTGCACCTGAAGTTGTCTCACTAATAAACAGCAGAATGCTTTTTTGGGCTTGTTCTACCAACAAACCCGAGGGGTACAGGG TCTCGCAGGCCTTACGAGAGAACACCTATCCATTTCTGGCTATGATTATGTTGAAGGATCGCCGCATGACTGTGGTGGGACGGCTAGAAGGCCTCATCCAACCTGACGACCTCATCAACCAGCTGACATTTATTATGGATGCAAACCAGACTTACCTGGTGTCAGAACGCCTAGAAAG GGAAGAAAGGAACCAGACCCAAGTGCTGAGACAGCAGCAGGATGAAGCCTACCTGGCTTCGCTCAGGGCAGaccaggagaaagagaggaagaaaagagaggagcgGGAACAGAAACGccggaaggaggaggaggtgcagcAGCAGAAGCTGGCAGAGGAAAGAAGGCGGCAG AAcctacaggaggaaaaggaaaggaagttggaATGCCTGCCCCCGGAGCCATCCCCCGACGACCCTGAAAGTGTCAAGATAATTTTCAAGTTACCCAATGATTCCCGAGTAGAGCGGCGGTTCCATCCCTCCCAGTCTCTGACA GTCATCCATGACTTCTTATTCTCCTTGAAGGAAAGCCCAGAAAAGTTTCAGATTGAAGCCAATTTTCCAAGGCGGGTACTGCCCTGTGTCCCTTCAGAGGAATGGCCCAACCCCCCCACTCTGCAGGAGGCGGGACTCGGCCACACAGAAGTTCTCTTTGTTCAGGACCTGACAGACGAATGA
- the Faf2 gene encoding FAS-associated factor 2 isoform X1 — protein sequence MAAPEEQDLTQEQTEKLLQFQDLTGIESMEQCRLALEQHNWNMEAAVQDRLNEQEGVPSVFNPPPSRPLQVNTADHRIYSYVVSRPQPRGLLGWGYYLIMLPFRFTYYTILDIFRFALRFIRPDPRSRVTDPVGDIVSFMHSFEEKYGRAHPVFYQGTYSQALNDAKRELRFLLVYLHGDDHQDSDEFCRNTLCAPEVVSLINSRMLFWACSTNKPEGYRVSQALRENTYPFLAMIMLKDRRMTVVGRLEGLIQPDDLINQLTFIMDANQTYLVSERLEREERNQTQVLRQQQDEAYLASLRADQEKERKKREEREQKRRKEEEVQQQKLAEERRRQNLQEEKERKLECLPPEPSPDDPESVKIIFKLPNDSRVERRFHPSQSLTVIHDFLFSLKESPEKFQIEANFPRRVLPCVPSEEWPNPPTLQEAGLGHTEVLFVQDLTDE from the exons GATCTGACTGGCATAGAATCCATGGAGCAGTGTCGCCTTGCCTTGGAGCAGCATAACTGGAACATGGAG gCTGCAGTCCAGGACAGACTGAATGAGCAAGAGGGTGTACCGAGTGTTTTCAATCCACCTCCATCCCGACCCCTACAGGTTAATACAGCTGATCACAGGATCTACAGCTATGTTGTCTCAAGACCACAACCAAGG GGCCTGCTTGGATGGGGTTACTACTTGATAATGCTTCCATTCCGGTTTACCTATTACACGATACTTGATATATTTAG GTTTGCTCTTCGTTTTATACGGCCTGACCCTCGCAGCCGGGTCACTGACCCTGTTGGCGACATTGTTTCATTTATGCACTCTTTTGAAGAGAAATATGGGAGGGCACACCCTGTCTTCTACCAGGGAACGTACAGCCAG GCACTTAATGATGCCAAGCGGGAACTTCGATTTCTTCTGGTTTATCTTCATGGAGATGACCACCAGGACTCTGATGAGTTCTGTCG CAATACTCTCTGTGCACCTGAAGTTGTCTCACTAATAAACAGCAGAATGCTTTTTTGGGCTTGTTCTACCAACAAACCCGAGGGGTACAGGG TCTCGCAGGCCTTACGAGAGAACACCTATCCATTTCTGGCTATGATTATGTTGAAGGATCGCCGCATGACTGTGGTGGGACGGCTAGAAGGCCTCATCCAACCTGACGACCTCATCAACCAGCTGACATTTATTATGGATGCAAACCAGACTTACCTGGTGTCAGAACGCCTAGAAAG GGAAGAAAGGAACCAGACCCAAGTGCTGAGACAGCAGCAGGATGAAGCCTACCTGGCTTCGCTCAGGGCAGaccaggagaaagagaggaagaaaagagaggagcgGGAACAGAAACGccggaaggaggaggaggtgcagcAGCAGAAGCTGGCAGAGGAAAGAAGGCGGCAG AAcctacaggaggaaaaggaaaggaagttggaATGCCTGCCCCCGGAGCCATCCCCCGACGACCCTGAAAGTGTCAAGATAATTTTCAAGTTACCCAATGATTCCCGAGTAGAGCGGCGGTTCCATCCCTCCCAGTCTCTGACA GTCATCCATGACTTCTTATTCTCCTTGAAGGAAAGCCCAGAAAAGTTTCAGATTGAAGCCAATTTTCCAAGGCGGGTACTGCCCTGTGTCCCTTCAGAGGAATGGCCCAACCCCCCCACTCTGCAGGAGGCGGGACTCGGCCACACAGAAGTTCTCTTTGTTCAGGACCTGACAGACGAATGA
- the Rnf44 gene encoding RING finger protein 44 isoform X1: protein MRPWALAVTKWPPSASVGHWQFATRPSSSPGQLWGRSLGHEGPLASPPAQDEHLPSQQLLPQPSHFSVEEHRASAPAGRSPRMLHSTTQQSPFMVDLHEQVHQGPVPLSYTVTTVTTQGFPLPTSQHIPGCSTQQLPACSVMFSGQHYPLCCLPPPQLIQACTMQQLPVPYPTYPHLISSDHYILHPPPPAPPPQPTHMAPLGQFVSLQTQHPRMPLQRLDSDLDLRGDQHPLGSFTYSTSATGPALSPSVPLHYLPHDPLHQELSFGVPYSHMMPRRLSTQRYRLQQPLPPPPPPPPPPSYYPSFLPYFLSMLPMSPTTMGPTISLDLDVDDVEMENYEALLNLAERLGDAKPRGLSKADIEQLPSYRFNPDGHQSEQTLCVVCFSDFEVRQLLRVLPCNHEFHAKCVDKWLKANRTCPICRADASEVPREAE from the exons ATGAGACCATGGGCCCTGGCAGTGACTAAGTGGCCACCCTCTGCCTCTGTGGGTCACTGGCAATTCGCTACAAGACCTAGCAGCAGTCCAGGCCAGCTCTGGGGAAGAAG CCTTGGCCACGAGGGGCCCCTAGCCAGCCCACCCGCCCAGGATGAGCACTTACCCTCCCAGCAGCTGTTGCCCCAACCATCACACTTCTCTGTAGAGGAGCACCGAGCCTCAGCTCCTGCCGGCAGGAGCCCCCGAATGCTGCACTCAACCACCCAGCAGAGCCCGTTCATGGTTGATCTCCACGAACAA GTGCACCAGGGACCTGTCCCTCTGTCCTACACAGTCACCACAGTGACCACCCAAGGCTTCCCCTTGCCTACAAGCCAACACATCCCTGGCTGCAGTACCCAGCAGCTCCCAGCATGCTCCGTGATGTTCAGTGGGCAGCACTACCCCCTctgctgcctcccacctcca CAGCTGATCCAGGCGTGTACCATGCAGCAGCTCCCTGTGCCCTATCCCACCTACCCCCACCTCATCTCCAGTGACCACTACATTCTTCACCCCCCACCGCCGGCCCCACCGCCCCAACCCACCCACATGGCACCGCTTGGGCAGTTTGTATCCCTGCAGACCCAGCACCCACGGATG CCCCTGCAGCGGCTGGATAGTGATCTGGACCTTCGAGGGGATCAGCACCCCTTAGGGAGCTTCACTTACTCCACCTCGGCCACTGGCCCAGCCTTGTCGCCCTCAGTGCCCCTTCACTACCTACCCCACGACCCACTACACCAGGAACTGTCCTTCGGTGTG CCATATTCCCACATGATGCCACGAAGACTGAGCACGCAGAGATACCGCCTGCAACAGCCGctgccacctccaccacccccaccaccgccaccatctTATTACCCAAGCTTCCTACCCTACTTCCT TTCAATGCTGCCAATGTCACCAACCACCATGGGCCCCACCATCAGCCTGGATCTGGATGTGGATGACGTGGAGATGGAGAACTACGAG GCTCTCCTGAACCTGGCTGAGCGGCTGGGAGATGCCAAGCCCAGAGGCCTCAGCAAAGCAGACATAGAGCAGCTGCCCTCGTACCGCTTTAACCCTGACGGCCATCAGTCTGAGCAGACTCT GTGTGTGGTCTGCTTCAGTGACTTTGAGGTGCGGCAGCTCCTCCGAGTCCTTCCCTGCAACCACGAGTTCCATGCGAAGTGTGTTGACAAGTGGTTGAAG GCCAACCGGACCTGTCCCATTTGCCGGGCCGATGCCTCCGAGGTGCCCAGGGAGGCTGAGTGA
- the Rnf44 gene encoding RING finger protein 44 isoform X3: MLHSTTQQSPFMVDLHEQVHQGPVPLSYTVTTVTTQGFPLPTSQHIPGCSTQQLPACSVMFSGQHYPLCCLPPPQLIQACTMQQLPVPYPTYPHLISSDHYILHPPPPAPPPQPTHMAPLGQFVSLQTQHPRMPLQRLDSDLDLRGDQHPLGSFTYSTSATGPALSPSVPLHYLPHDPLHQELSFGVPYSHMMPRRLSTQRYRLQQPLPPPPPPPPPPSYYPSFLPYFLSMLPMSPTTMGPTISLDLDVDDVEMENYEALLNLAERLGDAKPRGLSKADIEQLPSYRFNPDGHQSEQTLCVVCFSDFEVRQLLRVLPCNHEFHAKCVDKWLKANRTCPICRADASEVPREAE; the protein is encoded by the exons ATGCTGCACTCAACCACCCAGCAGAGCCCGTTCATGGTTGATCTCCACGAACAA GTGCACCAGGGACCTGTCCCTCTGTCCTACACAGTCACCACAGTGACCACCCAAGGCTTCCCCTTGCCTACAAGCCAACACATCCCTGGCTGCAGTACCCAGCAGCTCCCAGCATGCTCCGTGATGTTCAGTGGGCAGCACTACCCCCTctgctgcctcccacctcca CAGCTGATCCAGGCGTGTACCATGCAGCAGCTCCCTGTGCCCTATCCCACCTACCCCCACCTCATCTCCAGTGACCACTACATTCTTCACCCCCCACCGCCGGCCCCACCGCCCCAACCCACCCACATGGCACCGCTTGGGCAGTTTGTATCCCTGCAGACCCAGCACCCACGGATG CCCCTGCAGCGGCTGGATAGTGATCTGGACCTTCGAGGGGATCAGCACCCCTTAGGGAGCTTCACTTACTCCACCTCGGCCACTGGCCCAGCCTTGTCGCCCTCAGTGCCCCTTCACTACCTACCCCACGACCCACTACACCAGGAACTGTCCTTCGGTGTG CCATATTCCCACATGATGCCACGAAGACTGAGCACGCAGAGATACCGCCTGCAACAGCCGctgccacctccaccacccccaccaccgccaccatctTATTACCCAAGCTTCCTACCCTACTTCCT TTCAATGCTGCCAATGTCACCAACCACCATGGGCCCCACCATCAGCCTGGATCTGGATGTGGATGACGTGGAGATGGAGAACTACGAG GCTCTCCTGAACCTGGCTGAGCGGCTGGGAGATGCCAAGCCCAGAGGCCTCAGCAAAGCAGACATAGAGCAGCTGCCCTCGTACCGCTTTAACCCTGACGGCCATCAGTCTGAGCAGACTCT GTGTGTGGTCTGCTTCAGTGACTTTGAGGTGCGGCAGCTCCTCCGAGTCCTTCCCTGCAACCACGAGTTCCATGCGAAGTGTGTTGACAAGTGGTTGAAG GCCAACCGGACCTGTCCCATTTGCCGGGCCGATGCCTCCGAGGTGCCCAGGGAGGCTGAGTGA
- the Rnf44 gene encoding RING finger protein 44 isoform X2 gives MRPWALAVTKWPPSASVGHWQFATRPSSSPGQLWGRSLGHEGPLASPPAQDEHLPSQQLLPQPSHFSVEEHRASAPAGRSPRMLHSTTQQSPFMVDLHEQVHQGPVPLSYTVTTVTTQGFPLPTSQHIPGCSTQQLPACSVMFSGQHYPLCCLPPPLIQACTMQQLPVPYPTYPHLISSDHYILHPPPPAPPPQPTHMAPLGQFVSLQTQHPRMPLQRLDSDLDLRGDQHPLGSFTYSTSATGPALSPSVPLHYLPHDPLHQELSFGVPYSHMMPRRLSTQRYRLQQPLPPPPPPPPPPSYYPSFLPYFLSMLPMSPTTMGPTISLDLDVDDVEMENYEALLNLAERLGDAKPRGLSKADIEQLPSYRFNPDGHQSEQTLCVVCFSDFEVRQLLRVLPCNHEFHAKCVDKWLKANRTCPICRADASEVPREAE, from the exons ATGAGACCATGGGCCCTGGCAGTGACTAAGTGGCCACCCTCTGCCTCTGTGGGTCACTGGCAATTCGCTACAAGACCTAGCAGCAGTCCAGGCCAGCTCTGGGGAAGAAG CCTTGGCCACGAGGGGCCCCTAGCCAGCCCACCCGCCCAGGATGAGCACTTACCCTCCCAGCAGCTGTTGCCCCAACCATCACACTTCTCTGTAGAGGAGCACCGAGCCTCAGCTCCTGCCGGCAGGAGCCCCCGAATGCTGCACTCAACCACCCAGCAGAGCCCGTTCATGGTTGATCTCCACGAACAA GTGCACCAGGGACCTGTCCCTCTGTCCTACACAGTCACCACAGTGACCACCCAAGGCTTCCCCTTGCCTACAAGCCAACACATCCCTGGCTGCAGTACCCAGCAGCTCCCAGCATGCTCCGTGATGTTCAGTGGGCAGCACTACCCCCTctgctgcctcccacctcca CTGATCCAGGCGTGTACCATGCAGCAGCTCCCTGTGCCCTATCCCACCTACCCCCACCTCATCTCCAGTGACCACTACATTCTTCACCCCCCACCGCCGGCCCCACCGCCCCAACCCACCCACATGGCACCGCTTGGGCAGTTTGTATCCCTGCAGACCCAGCACCCACGGATG CCCCTGCAGCGGCTGGATAGTGATCTGGACCTTCGAGGGGATCAGCACCCCTTAGGGAGCTTCACTTACTCCACCTCGGCCACTGGCCCAGCCTTGTCGCCCTCAGTGCCCCTTCACTACCTACCCCACGACCCACTACACCAGGAACTGTCCTTCGGTGTG CCATATTCCCACATGATGCCACGAAGACTGAGCACGCAGAGATACCGCCTGCAACAGCCGctgccacctccaccacccccaccaccgccaccatctTATTACCCAAGCTTCCTACCCTACTTCCT TTCAATGCTGCCAATGTCACCAACCACCATGGGCCCCACCATCAGCCTGGATCTGGATGTGGATGACGTGGAGATGGAGAACTACGAG GCTCTCCTGAACCTGGCTGAGCGGCTGGGAGATGCCAAGCCCAGAGGCCTCAGCAAAGCAGACATAGAGCAGCTGCCCTCGTACCGCTTTAACCCTGACGGCCATCAGTCTGAGCAGACTCT GTGTGTGGTCTGCTTCAGTGACTTTGAGGTGCGGCAGCTCCTCCGAGTCCTTCCCTGCAACCACGAGTTCCATGCGAAGTGTGTTGACAAGTGGTTGAAG GCCAACCGGACCTGTCCCATTTGCCGGGCCGATGCCTCCGAGGTGCCCAGGGAGGCTGAGTGA